One Streptomyces lincolnensis genomic region harbors:
- the map gene encoding type I methionyl aminopeptidase, which yields MVELKTDTSIDAMYEAGQVVGRALTAVHKAADVGVSLLELDEVAHDVLRGADATSPFLGYRPSFAPTPFPAVICASVNDAIVHGIPTGYRLRDGDLVSIDCGAQLGGWAGDSAISFVVGKPRPADVRLIETAERALAAGIEAAVVGNRIGDIAHAIGTVCRTGGYGIPDGFGGHGIGRRMHEDPPVPNEGRPRRGMPLRRGMVLAIEPMLIAGGTDGYHEAPDGWTLKTNDRSRAAHVEHTVAITDSGPRILTAR from the coding sequence ATGGTGGAGCTGAAGACAGACACATCGATCGACGCCATGTACGAGGCGGGCCAGGTCGTCGGGCGTGCCCTGACGGCCGTACACAAGGCCGCCGACGTGGGCGTTTCCCTGCTGGAACTGGACGAGGTGGCGCACGACGTGCTGCGTGGGGCGGACGCGACGTCGCCGTTCCTCGGCTACCGGCCGTCCTTCGCGCCCACGCCCTTCCCGGCGGTGATCTGCGCCTCCGTGAACGACGCGATCGTGCACGGCATCCCGACCGGCTACCGGCTGCGGGACGGCGACCTGGTCTCGATCGACTGCGGTGCCCAACTGGGCGGCTGGGCGGGCGACTCGGCGATCAGCTTCGTCGTCGGCAAGCCCCGCCCCGCCGACGTACGGCTGATCGAGACCGCCGAGCGGGCCCTGGCCGCGGGCATCGAGGCGGCCGTCGTGGGCAACCGCATCGGGGACATCGCGCACGCGATCGGCACGGTCTGCCGCACCGGCGGCTACGGCATCCCGGACGGCTTCGGCGGCCACGGCATCGGCCGCCGTATGCACGAGGACCCCCCGGTGCCGAACGAGGGCCGCCCCCGGCGCGGGATGCCGCTGCGGCGCGGCATGGTCCTCGCGATCGAGCCCATGCTCATCGCCGGCGGAACGGACGGCTATCACGAGGCACCGGACGGATGGACCCTCAAGACGAACGACCGCTCCCGCGCGGCCCATGTCGAGCACACGGTGGCCATCACCGACTCGGGGCCACGGATCCTGACGGCCCGCTGA
- a CDS encoding helix-turn-helix domain-containing protein, which translates to MVRTPLTPEERERGERLGLLLREARGGRSMTEIAAVAGISPETLRKIETGRAPTPAFFTVAALARALGLSMDELAVLCAPVPV; encoded by the coding sequence ATGGTGCGCACCCCTCTCACTCCTGAAGAACGCGAACGCGGCGAGCGGCTCGGGCTGCTGCTGCGTGAGGCCCGCGGCGGCCGCAGCATGACGGAGATCGCGGCCGTCGCCGGTATCTCTCCCGAGACGCTGCGGAAGATCGAGACCGGCCGGGCTCCGACGCCGGCCTTCTTCACGGTCGCCGCGTTGGCGCGGGCCCTCGGCCTGTCCATGGACGAACTGGCCGTACTGTGTGCGCCGGTGCCCGTGTGA